The following are from one region of the Stigmatopora argus isolate UIUO_Sarg chromosome 9, RoL_Sarg_1.0, whole genome shotgun sequence genome:
- the fam193b gene encoding protein FAM193B isoform X3: protein MPMYSCCLLCHREFKDWGANCVNGLTGGHGTKLADTVPALSLSSLLGNAPARKLAESLLGEVPLWICQSCCKSVEEEERRSAQEQTTGVPLSHSSSCITAGSACQEKRGLHEAPGKSAKNSVAKVCPYSHPLTQNSSSSTVGTPLSTSNDLCKTTPKHFKNVCRRPTPPGGEAFHTSDHHQHTDLSVPPNSPTGLSSQHPSLLPPRSNLGQPNHVTSSSSAAVAGHTPFSPLVPNLHGSSAKRASPSPESQTLVHNSSPCKNPHIPAVNTQHNKSGTLVAGCNHPCNGHSTGTVASANVGNLPTGACRDQACKGHKWTTHEIEEAEDEDSSSERSSCASSSTNQKDGKYCDCCYCEFFGHNAPPAAPTSRNYAEIREKLRSRLTRRKEELPQRQDSELTVSGAIDNRDVDELLDFINSSEPKPINSAKAAKRARHKQKKKEKAQQSNATTAASDPLSNPSECIDEPMPDTAEASRLLDWPQLELERVNSFLTSRLEEIKNTIKDSIRASFSMYDLNLDVNDFPKKAATLEGNHLLSHLNGSSDLQQIDLDLAPLSLGTFKNHLDLVNGWEDTNTPNTTTTTATVTALSGGSKDIQRLNTTPSLSKLIRVRSPEKCTSSGSDYSALTPAQVTAKSKEDIADPRNSTVGNGGTKTKKSKKQQLKQEPSFTEHNNKVSESKVAEMICNGSKVALKQLSQATDNQRNGLKKAEESRSSRFSAANGANIAPSNTHKGKGDIEMRAVRCERDFDRKSHPAVLANGQHQPQSKGKNKKNKSKGEKPTGAIDDVFLPKDVDPKEMDETDREVEYFKRFCLDSAKQTRRKVAVNWSNFSLKKVHSNGAQ, encoded by the exons ATG ccgATGTACAGCTGCTGCCTCCTGTGCCACCGTGAATTCAAGGACTGGGGGGCAAACTGTGTGAACGGGCTGACCGGGGGACACGGCACCAAACTGGCGGACACTGTGCCTGCACTCTCCCTCTCTTCCTTATTGGGGAATGCGCCAGCGCGTAAGTTGGCTGAGTCCCTGCTCGGAGAGGTGCCGCTGTGGATTTGTCAGAGCTGCTGCAAGagtgtggaggaggaggaaagacGGAGCGCGCAGGAGCAGACAACAGGG GTACCATTGTCACACTCTTCCTCTT GTATTACAGCAGGATCAGCCTGTCAGGAGAAGAGAGGACTTCACGAAGCACCCGGGAAATCTGCTAAAAACTCTGTAGCCAAAGTGTGCCCCTACAGTCACCCGCTCACCCAGAATTCCAGTAGCTCGACTGTTGGGACCCCCCTCTCTACCTCAAATGACCTGTGCAAGACCACTCCAAAGCATTTCAAGAATGTGTGTCGTCGACCAACGCCACCAGGtg GTGAAGCCTTCCACACCAGTGACCATCATCAACACACAGACTTATCGGTACCCCCCAATAGTCCCACGGGCCTATCTTCCCAGCATCCCTCCCTACTGCCGCCCAGGTCCAATTTGGGACAACCCAACCACGTAACTTCTTCATCTTCCGCTGCTGTCGCAGGCCACACTCCTTTCTCCCCTCTGGTACCTAACCTCCATGGGTCCTCAGCAAAAAGGGCTTCTCCTAGTCCGGAGAGTCAGACATTAGTTCATAATTCCAGTCCTTGCAAAAATCCCCACATTCCTGCTGTGAACACACAACACAACAAATCGGGAACCTTGGTGGCAGGCTGTAACCACCCTTGTAACGGACACAGCACGGGAACTGTGGCCTCTGCAAATGTAGGAAACTTGCCAACTGGTGCCTGCag GGACCAGGCATGTAAGGGGCACAAGTGGACAACGCATGAGATAGAGGAAGCGGAAGATGAAGACAGTAGCTCTGAGAGGAGCTCCTGCGCGTCCTCGTCCACAAACCAGAAGGATGGAAAGTACTGCGACTGCTGTTATTGCGAGTTCTTCGGACACAATGCG CCACCAGCCGCTCCAACGAGTCGAAATTATGCTGAGATCCGAGAGAAGCTCAGGTCACGACTCACCAGACGCAAGGAGGAGCTGCCTCAGCGCCAGGACTCGGAACTGACGGTGTCTGGTGCCATTGACAACCGGGATGTGGATGAATTGCTAGATTTCATCAACAGTTCTGAGCCCAAACCCATTAACAGCGCTAAAGCGGCCAAACGGGCTCGGCACAAACAAAAGAAGAAG GAAAAAGCTCAACAGAGCAACGCGACTACTGCAGCCAGTGATCCCCTATCTAATCCATCAGAGTGCATAGATGAGCCCATGCCCGACACTGCTGAAGCCTCACGGTTATTGGATTGGCCCCAGCTGGAACTTGAGCGGGTCAACAGTTTTCTCACCAGTCGACTGGAAGAGATCAAAAACACCATCAAAGACTCCATTCGGGCTTCGTTTAGCATGTACGACCTCAATCTGGACGTGAATGACTTCCCTAAAAAGGCAGCCACGCTGGAGGGCAACCATTTGCTGTCCCATCTGAACGGCTCCTCTGATTTGCAGCAGATCGACCTCGACCTGGCCCCTCTTTCGTTGGGAACCTTTAAGAACCATTTGGACCTAGTTAATGGATGGGAGGACACAAACACCCCGAATACCACAACTACCACAGCCACAGTCACTGCACTCTCGGGCGGGTCCAAGGATATCCAGCGCTTGAACACTACACCCAGCCTTTCCAAGCTCATTAGAGTCCGCTCCCCTGAAAAATGCACTTCCTCCGGATCTGACTATTCAGCACTGACACCGGCCCAAGTTACGGCTAAATCAAAGGAGGATATCGCAGATCCTAGGAACAGCACAGTCGGGAATGGCGGTACAAAGACAAAGAAGAGTAAAAAGCAACAGCTCAAACAGGAGCCGTCGTTTACAGAGCACAACAACAAAGTCTCAGAGTCAAAAGTGGCCGAAATGATTTGTAATGGTTCAAAAGTTGCACTTAAACAGCTTAGTCAAGCAACGGACAACCAGAGAAATGGCTTGAAAAAAGCAGAGGAGAGCAGATCATCCAGATTTTCAGCAGCTAATGGAGCTAACATTGCCCCCTCGAATACCCACAAGGGTAAAGGTGACATCGAGATGCGTGCGGTCAGATGTGAACGGGATTTCGATCGCAAGTCTCATCCGGCCGTCCTGGCAAACGGACAGCATCAGCCGCAATCTAAGGGGAAGAATAAGAAGAACAAAAGCAAGGGTGAAAAACCTACTGGTGCTATTG ATGATGTCTTTCTTCCGAAAGATGTGGATCCTAAGGAAATGGATGAAACTGATAGAGAAGTCGAATACTTTAAAAG GTTCTGTCTTGATTCCGCAAAACAGACCCGCCGGAAGGTCGCGGTGAACTGGTCCAACTTCAGCCTCAAAAAAGTCCACTCCAATGGAGCTCAATAA
- the fam193b gene encoding protein FAM193B isoform X4: MARKKSKQQGVAQKELVPGQQTVPKNTVPPGDATGGGGGGGEDAAVVDRLSTTRANQPMYSCCLLCHREFKDWGANCVNGLTGGHGTKLADTVPALSLSSLLGNAPARKLAESLLGEVPLWICQSCCKSVEEEERRSAQEQTTGVPLSHSSSCKFQGCGNGYPEQSTVDWDPSSFLSAHKLSGLWNSAHTNGGEHCSHNASLHIQQGITAGSACQEKRGLHEAPGKSAKNSVAKVCPYSHPLTQNSSSSTVGTPLSTSNDLCKTTPKHFKNVCRRPTPPGEAFHTSDHHQHTDLSVPPNSPTGLSSQHPSLLPPRSNLGQPNHVTSSSSAAVAGHTPFSPLVPNLHGSSAKRASPSPESQTLVHNSSPCKNPHIPAVNTQHNKSGTLVAGCNHPCNGHSTGTVASANVGNLPTGACRDQACKGHKWTTHEIEEAEDEDSSSERSSCASSSTNQKDGKYCDCCYCEFFGHNAPPAAPTSRNYAEIREKLRSRLTRRKEELPQRQDSELTVSGAIDNRDVDELLDFINSSEPKPINSAKAAKRARHKQKKKEKAQQSNATTAASDPLSNPSECIDEPMPDTAEASRLLDWPQLELERVNSFLTSRLEEIKNTIKDSIRASFSMYDLNLDVNDFPKKAATLEGNHLLSHLNGSSDLQQIDLDLAPLSLGTFKNHLDLVNGWEDTNTPNTTTTTATVTALSGGSKDIQRLNTTPSLSKLIRVRSPEKCTSSGSDYSALTPAQVTAKSKEDIADPRNSTVGNGGTKTKKSKKQQLKQEPSFTEHNNKVSESKVAEMICNGSKVALKQLSQATDNQRNGLKKAEESRSSRFSAANGANIAPSNTHKGKGDIEMRAVRCERDFDRKSHPAVLANGQHQPQSKGKNKKNKSKGEKPTGAIDDVFLPKDVDPKEMDETDREVEYFKRFCLDSAKQTRRKVAVNWSNFSLKKVHSNGAQ, encoded by the exons ATGGCAAGAAAGAAAAGCAAGCAGCAAGGCGTCGCTCAGAAGGAGCTCGTACCTGGACAGCAGACCGTACCGAAGAACACAGTCCCTCCCGGCGATGCaactggcggcggcggcggcggaggcgaaGATGCTGCTGTGGTGGATAGGCTGAGCACCACCAGGGCGAACCAG ccgATGTACAGCTGCTGCCTCCTGTGCCACCGTGAATTCAAGGACTGGGGGGCAAACTGTGTGAACGGGCTGACCGGGGGACACGGCACCAAACTGGCGGACACTGTGCCTGCACTCTCCCTCTCTTCCTTATTGGGGAATGCGCCAGCGCGTAAGTTGGCTGAGTCCCTGCTCGGAGAGGTGCCGCTGTGGATTTGTCAGAGCTGCTGCAAGagtgtggaggaggaggaaagacGGAGCGCGCAGGAGCAGACAACAGGG GTACCATTGTCACACTCTTCCTCTTGTAAGTTCCAGGGCTGTGGGAATGGTTACCCAGAGCAAAGTACTGTGGATTGGGACCCGAGTTCCTTCCTGTCAGCCCACAAACTGTCTGGGCTATGGAACTCAGCTCACACCAACGGAGGGGAACACTGCAGCCACAATGCCTCCTTACACATACAACAAG GTATTACAGCAGGATCAGCCTGTCAGGAGAAGAGAGGACTTCACGAAGCACCCGGGAAATCTGCTAAAAACTCTGTAGCCAAAGTGTGCCCCTACAGTCACCCGCTCACCCAGAATTCCAGTAGCTCGACTGTTGGGACCCCCCTCTCTACCTCAAATGACCTGTGCAAGACCACTCCAAAGCATTTCAAGAATGTGTGTCGTCGACCAACGCCACCAG GTGAAGCCTTCCACACCAGTGACCATCATCAACACACAGACTTATCGGTACCCCCCAATAGTCCCACGGGCCTATCTTCCCAGCATCCCTCCCTACTGCCGCCCAGGTCCAATTTGGGACAACCCAACCACGTAACTTCTTCATCTTCCGCTGCTGTCGCAGGCCACACTCCTTTCTCCCCTCTGGTACCTAACCTCCATGGGTCCTCAGCAAAAAGGGCTTCTCCTAGTCCGGAGAGTCAGACATTAGTTCATAATTCCAGTCCTTGCAAAAATCCCCACATTCCTGCTGTGAACACACAACACAACAAATCGGGAACCTTGGTGGCAGGCTGTAACCACCCTTGTAACGGACACAGCACGGGAACTGTGGCCTCTGCAAATGTAGGAAACTTGCCAACTGGTGCCTGCag GGACCAGGCATGTAAGGGGCACAAGTGGACAACGCATGAGATAGAGGAAGCGGAAGATGAAGACAGTAGCTCTGAGAGGAGCTCCTGCGCGTCCTCGTCCACAAACCAGAAGGATGGAAAGTACTGCGACTGCTGTTATTGCGAGTTCTTCGGACACAATGCG CCACCAGCCGCTCCAACGAGTCGAAATTATGCTGAGATCCGAGAGAAGCTCAGGTCACGACTCACCAGACGCAAGGAGGAGCTGCCTCAGCGCCAGGACTCGGAACTGACGGTGTCTGGTGCCATTGACAACCGGGATGTGGATGAATTGCTAGATTTCATCAACAGTTCTGAGCCCAAACCCATTAACAGCGCTAAAGCGGCCAAACGGGCTCGGCACAAACAAAAGAAGAAG GAAAAAGCTCAACAGAGCAACGCGACTACTGCAGCCAGTGATCCCCTATCTAATCCATCAGAGTGCATAGATGAGCCCATGCCCGACACTGCTGAAGCCTCACGGTTATTGGATTGGCCCCAGCTGGAACTTGAGCGGGTCAACAGTTTTCTCACCAGTCGACTGGAAGAGATCAAAAACACCATCAAAGACTCCATTCGGGCTTCGTTTAGCATGTACGACCTCAATCTGGACGTGAATGACTTCCCTAAAAAGGCAGCCACGCTGGAGGGCAACCATTTGCTGTCCCATCTGAACGGCTCCTCTGATTTGCAGCAGATCGACCTCGACCTGGCCCCTCTTTCGTTGGGAACCTTTAAGAACCATTTGGACCTAGTTAATGGATGGGAGGACACAAACACCCCGAATACCACAACTACCACAGCCACAGTCACTGCACTCTCGGGCGGGTCCAAGGATATCCAGCGCTTGAACACTACACCCAGCCTTTCCAAGCTCATTAGAGTCCGCTCCCCTGAAAAATGCACTTCCTCCGGATCTGACTATTCAGCACTGACACCGGCCCAAGTTACGGCTAAATCAAAGGAGGATATCGCAGATCCTAGGAACAGCACAGTCGGGAATGGCGGTACAAAGACAAAGAAGAGTAAAAAGCAACAGCTCAAACAGGAGCCGTCGTTTACAGAGCACAACAACAAAGTCTCAGAGTCAAAAGTGGCCGAAATGATTTGTAATGGTTCAAAAGTTGCACTTAAACAGCTTAGTCAAGCAACGGACAACCAGAGAAATGGCTTGAAAAAAGCAGAGGAGAGCAGATCATCCAGATTTTCAGCAGCTAATGGAGCTAACATTGCCCCCTCGAATACCCACAAGGGTAAAGGTGACATCGAGATGCGTGCGGTCAGATGTGAACGGGATTTCGATCGCAAGTCTCATCCGGCCGTCCTGGCAAACGGACAGCATCAGCCGCAATCTAAGGGGAAGAATAAGAAGAACAAAAGCAAGGGTGAAAAACCTACTGGTGCTATTG ATGATGTCTTTCTTCCGAAAGATGTGGATCCTAAGGAAATGGATGAAACTGATAGAGAAGTCGAATACTTTAAAAG GTTCTGTCTTGATTCCGCAAAACAGACCCGCCGGAAGGTCGCGGTGAACTGGTCCAACTTCAGCCTCAAAAAAGTCCACTCCAATGGAGCTCAATAA
- the fam193b gene encoding protein FAM193B isoform X2: MPMYSCCLLCHREFKDWGANCVNGLTGGHGTKLADTVPALSLSSLLGNAPARKLAESLLGEVPLWICQSCCKSVEEEERRSAQEQTTGVPLSHSSSCKFQGCGNGYPEQSTVDWDPSSFLSAHKLSGLWNSAHTNGGEHCSHNASLHIQQGITAGSACQEKRGLHEAPGKSAKNSVAKVCPYSHPLTQNSSSSTVGTPLSTSNDLCKTTPKHFKNVCRRPTPPGEAFHTSDHHQHTDLSVPPNSPTGLSSQHPSLLPPRSNLGQPNHVTSSSSAAVAGHTPFSPLVPNLHGSSAKRASPSPESQTLVHNSSPCKNPHIPAVNTQHNKSGTLVAGCNHPCNGHSTGTVASANVGNLPTGACRDQACKGHKWTTHEIEEAEDEDSSSERSSCASSSTNQKDGKYCDCCYCEFFGHNAPPAAPTSRNYAEIREKLRSRLTRRKEELPQRQDSELTVSGAIDNRDVDELLDFINSSEPKPINSAKAAKRARHKQKKKEKAQQSNATTAASDPLSNPSECIDEPMPDTAEASRLLDWPQLELERVNSFLTSRLEEIKNTIKDSIRASFSMYDLNLDVNDFPKKAATLEGNHLLSHLNGSSDLQQIDLDLAPLSLGTFKNHLDLVNGWEDTNTPNTTTTTATVTALSGGSKDIQRLNTTPSLSKLIRVRSPEKCTSSGSDYSALTPAQVTAKSKEDIADPRNSTVGNGGTKTKKSKKQQLKQEPSFTEHNNKVSESKVAEMICNGSKVALKQLSQATDNQRNGLKKAEESRSSRFSAANGANIAPSNTHKGKGDIEMRAVRCERDFDRKSHPAVLANGQHQPQSKGKNKKNKSKGEKPTGAIDDVFLPKDVDPKEMDETDREVEYFKRFCLDSAKQTRRKVAVNWSNFSLKKVHSNGAQ; encoded by the exons ATG ccgATGTACAGCTGCTGCCTCCTGTGCCACCGTGAATTCAAGGACTGGGGGGCAAACTGTGTGAACGGGCTGACCGGGGGACACGGCACCAAACTGGCGGACACTGTGCCTGCACTCTCCCTCTCTTCCTTATTGGGGAATGCGCCAGCGCGTAAGTTGGCTGAGTCCCTGCTCGGAGAGGTGCCGCTGTGGATTTGTCAGAGCTGCTGCAAGagtgtggaggaggaggaaagacGGAGCGCGCAGGAGCAGACAACAGGG GTACCATTGTCACACTCTTCCTCTTGTAAGTTCCAGGGCTGTGGGAATGGTTACCCAGAGCAAAGTACTGTGGATTGGGACCCGAGTTCCTTCCTGTCAGCCCACAAACTGTCTGGGCTATGGAACTCAGCTCACACCAACGGAGGGGAACACTGCAGCCACAATGCCTCCTTACACATACAACAAG GTATTACAGCAGGATCAGCCTGTCAGGAGAAGAGAGGACTTCACGAAGCACCCGGGAAATCTGCTAAAAACTCTGTAGCCAAAGTGTGCCCCTACAGTCACCCGCTCACCCAGAATTCCAGTAGCTCGACTGTTGGGACCCCCCTCTCTACCTCAAATGACCTGTGCAAGACCACTCCAAAGCATTTCAAGAATGTGTGTCGTCGACCAACGCCACCAG GTGAAGCCTTCCACACCAGTGACCATCATCAACACACAGACTTATCGGTACCCCCCAATAGTCCCACGGGCCTATCTTCCCAGCATCCCTCCCTACTGCCGCCCAGGTCCAATTTGGGACAACCCAACCACGTAACTTCTTCATCTTCCGCTGCTGTCGCAGGCCACACTCCTTTCTCCCCTCTGGTACCTAACCTCCATGGGTCCTCAGCAAAAAGGGCTTCTCCTAGTCCGGAGAGTCAGACATTAGTTCATAATTCCAGTCCTTGCAAAAATCCCCACATTCCTGCTGTGAACACACAACACAACAAATCGGGAACCTTGGTGGCAGGCTGTAACCACCCTTGTAACGGACACAGCACGGGAACTGTGGCCTCTGCAAATGTAGGAAACTTGCCAACTGGTGCCTGCag GGACCAGGCATGTAAGGGGCACAAGTGGACAACGCATGAGATAGAGGAAGCGGAAGATGAAGACAGTAGCTCTGAGAGGAGCTCCTGCGCGTCCTCGTCCACAAACCAGAAGGATGGAAAGTACTGCGACTGCTGTTATTGCGAGTTCTTCGGACACAATGCG CCACCAGCCGCTCCAACGAGTCGAAATTATGCTGAGATCCGAGAGAAGCTCAGGTCACGACTCACCAGACGCAAGGAGGAGCTGCCTCAGCGCCAGGACTCGGAACTGACGGTGTCTGGTGCCATTGACAACCGGGATGTGGATGAATTGCTAGATTTCATCAACAGTTCTGAGCCCAAACCCATTAACAGCGCTAAAGCGGCCAAACGGGCTCGGCACAAACAAAAGAAGAAG GAAAAAGCTCAACAGAGCAACGCGACTACTGCAGCCAGTGATCCCCTATCTAATCCATCAGAGTGCATAGATGAGCCCATGCCCGACACTGCTGAAGCCTCACGGTTATTGGATTGGCCCCAGCTGGAACTTGAGCGGGTCAACAGTTTTCTCACCAGTCGACTGGAAGAGATCAAAAACACCATCAAAGACTCCATTCGGGCTTCGTTTAGCATGTACGACCTCAATCTGGACGTGAATGACTTCCCTAAAAAGGCAGCCACGCTGGAGGGCAACCATTTGCTGTCCCATCTGAACGGCTCCTCTGATTTGCAGCAGATCGACCTCGACCTGGCCCCTCTTTCGTTGGGAACCTTTAAGAACCATTTGGACCTAGTTAATGGATGGGAGGACACAAACACCCCGAATACCACAACTACCACAGCCACAGTCACTGCACTCTCGGGCGGGTCCAAGGATATCCAGCGCTTGAACACTACACCCAGCCTTTCCAAGCTCATTAGAGTCCGCTCCCCTGAAAAATGCACTTCCTCCGGATCTGACTATTCAGCACTGACACCGGCCCAAGTTACGGCTAAATCAAAGGAGGATATCGCAGATCCTAGGAACAGCACAGTCGGGAATGGCGGTACAAAGACAAAGAAGAGTAAAAAGCAACAGCTCAAACAGGAGCCGTCGTTTACAGAGCACAACAACAAAGTCTCAGAGTCAAAAGTGGCCGAAATGATTTGTAATGGTTCAAAAGTTGCACTTAAACAGCTTAGTCAAGCAACGGACAACCAGAGAAATGGCTTGAAAAAAGCAGAGGAGAGCAGATCATCCAGATTTTCAGCAGCTAATGGAGCTAACATTGCCCCCTCGAATACCCACAAGGGTAAAGGTGACATCGAGATGCGTGCGGTCAGATGTGAACGGGATTTCGATCGCAAGTCTCATCCGGCCGTCCTGGCAAACGGACAGCATCAGCCGCAATCTAAGGGGAAGAATAAGAAGAACAAAAGCAAGGGTGAAAAACCTACTGGTGCTATTG ATGATGTCTTTCTTCCGAAAGATGTGGATCCTAAGGAAATGGATGAAACTGATAGAGAAGTCGAATACTTTAAAAG GTTCTGTCTTGATTCCGCAAAACAGACCCGCCGGAAGGTCGCGGTGAACTGGTCCAACTTCAGCCTCAAAAAAGTCCACTCCAATGGAGCTCAATAA
- the fam193b gene encoding protein FAM193B isoform X1: protein MPMYSCCLLCHREFKDWGANCVNGLTGGHGTKLADTVPALSLSSLLGNAPARKLAESLLGEVPLWICQSCCKSVEEEERRSAQEQTTGVPLSHSSSCKFQGCGNGYPEQSTVDWDPSSFLSAHKLSGLWNSAHTNGGEHCSHNASLHIQQGITAGSACQEKRGLHEAPGKSAKNSVAKVCPYSHPLTQNSSSSTVGTPLSTSNDLCKTTPKHFKNVCRRPTPPGGEAFHTSDHHQHTDLSVPPNSPTGLSSQHPSLLPPRSNLGQPNHVTSSSSAAVAGHTPFSPLVPNLHGSSAKRASPSPESQTLVHNSSPCKNPHIPAVNTQHNKSGTLVAGCNHPCNGHSTGTVASANVGNLPTGACRDQACKGHKWTTHEIEEAEDEDSSSERSSCASSSTNQKDGKYCDCCYCEFFGHNAPPAAPTSRNYAEIREKLRSRLTRRKEELPQRQDSELTVSGAIDNRDVDELLDFINSSEPKPINSAKAAKRARHKQKKKEKAQQSNATTAASDPLSNPSECIDEPMPDTAEASRLLDWPQLELERVNSFLTSRLEEIKNTIKDSIRASFSMYDLNLDVNDFPKKAATLEGNHLLSHLNGSSDLQQIDLDLAPLSLGTFKNHLDLVNGWEDTNTPNTTTTTATVTALSGGSKDIQRLNTTPSLSKLIRVRSPEKCTSSGSDYSALTPAQVTAKSKEDIADPRNSTVGNGGTKTKKSKKQQLKQEPSFTEHNNKVSESKVAEMICNGSKVALKQLSQATDNQRNGLKKAEESRSSRFSAANGANIAPSNTHKGKGDIEMRAVRCERDFDRKSHPAVLANGQHQPQSKGKNKKNKSKGEKPTGAIDDVFLPKDVDPKEMDETDREVEYFKRFCLDSAKQTRRKVAVNWSNFSLKKVHSNGAQ from the exons ATG ccgATGTACAGCTGCTGCCTCCTGTGCCACCGTGAATTCAAGGACTGGGGGGCAAACTGTGTGAACGGGCTGACCGGGGGACACGGCACCAAACTGGCGGACACTGTGCCTGCACTCTCCCTCTCTTCCTTATTGGGGAATGCGCCAGCGCGTAAGTTGGCTGAGTCCCTGCTCGGAGAGGTGCCGCTGTGGATTTGTCAGAGCTGCTGCAAGagtgtggaggaggaggaaagacGGAGCGCGCAGGAGCAGACAACAGGG GTACCATTGTCACACTCTTCCTCTTGTAAGTTCCAGGGCTGTGGGAATGGTTACCCAGAGCAAAGTACTGTGGATTGGGACCCGAGTTCCTTCCTGTCAGCCCACAAACTGTCTGGGCTATGGAACTCAGCTCACACCAACGGAGGGGAACACTGCAGCCACAATGCCTCCTTACACATACAACAAG GTATTACAGCAGGATCAGCCTGTCAGGAGAAGAGAGGACTTCACGAAGCACCCGGGAAATCTGCTAAAAACTCTGTAGCCAAAGTGTGCCCCTACAGTCACCCGCTCACCCAGAATTCCAGTAGCTCGACTGTTGGGACCCCCCTCTCTACCTCAAATGACCTGTGCAAGACCACTCCAAAGCATTTCAAGAATGTGTGTCGTCGACCAACGCCACCAGGtg GTGAAGCCTTCCACACCAGTGACCATCATCAACACACAGACTTATCGGTACCCCCCAATAGTCCCACGGGCCTATCTTCCCAGCATCCCTCCCTACTGCCGCCCAGGTCCAATTTGGGACAACCCAACCACGTAACTTCTTCATCTTCCGCTGCTGTCGCAGGCCACACTCCTTTCTCCCCTCTGGTACCTAACCTCCATGGGTCCTCAGCAAAAAGGGCTTCTCCTAGTCCGGAGAGTCAGACATTAGTTCATAATTCCAGTCCTTGCAAAAATCCCCACATTCCTGCTGTGAACACACAACACAACAAATCGGGAACCTTGGTGGCAGGCTGTAACCACCCTTGTAACGGACACAGCACGGGAACTGTGGCCTCTGCAAATGTAGGAAACTTGCCAACTGGTGCCTGCag GGACCAGGCATGTAAGGGGCACAAGTGGACAACGCATGAGATAGAGGAAGCGGAAGATGAAGACAGTAGCTCTGAGAGGAGCTCCTGCGCGTCCTCGTCCACAAACCAGAAGGATGGAAAGTACTGCGACTGCTGTTATTGCGAGTTCTTCGGACACAATGCG CCACCAGCCGCTCCAACGAGTCGAAATTATGCTGAGATCCGAGAGAAGCTCAGGTCACGACTCACCAGACGCAAGGAGGAGCTGCCTCAGCGCCAGGACTCGGAACTGACGGTGTCTGGTGCCATTGACAACCGGGATGTGGATGAATTGCTAGATTTCATCAACAGTTCTGAGCCCAAACCCATTAACAGCGCTAAAGCGGCCAAACGGGCTCGGCACAAACAAAAGAAGAAG GAAAAAGCTCAACAGAGCAACGCGACTACTGCAGCCAGTGATCCCCTATCTAATCCATCAGAGTGCATAGATGAGCCCATGCCCGACACTGCTGAAGCCTCACGGTTATTGGATTGGCCCCAGCTGGAACTTGAGCGGGTCAACAGTTTTCTCACCAGTCGACTGGAAGAGATCAAAAACACCATCAAAGACTCCATTCGGGCTTCGTTTAGCATGTACGACCTCAATCTGGACGTGAATGACTTCCCTAAAAAGGCAGCCACGCTGGAGGGCAACCATTTGCTGTCCCATCTGAACGGCTCCTCTGATTTGCAGCAGATCGACCTCGACCTGGCCCCTCTTTCGTTGGGAACCTTTAAGAACCATTTGGACCTAGTTAATGGATGGGAGGACACAAACACCCCGAATACCACAACTACCACAGCCACAGTCACTGCACTCTCGGGCGGGTCCAAGGATATCCAGCGCTTGAACACTACACCCAGCCTTTCCAAGCTCATTAGAGTCCGCTCCCCTGAAAAATGCACTTCCTCCGGATCTGACTATTCAGCACTGACACCGGCCCAAGTTACGGCTAAATCAAAGGAGGATATCGCAGATCCTAGGAACAGCACAGTCGGGAATGGCGGTACAAAGACAAAGAAGAGTAAAAAGCAACAGCTCAAACAGGAGCCGTCGTTTACAGAGCACAACAACAAAGTCTCAGAGTCAAAAGTGGCCGAAATGATTTGTAATGGTTCAAAAGTTGCACTTAAACAGCTTAGTCAAGCAACGGACAACCAGAGAAATGGCTTGAAAAAAGCAGAGGAGAGCAGATCATCCAGATTTTCAGCAGCTAATGGAGCTAACATTGCCCCCTCGAATACCCACAAGGGTAAAGGTGACATCGAGATGCGTGCGGTCAGATGTGAACGGGATTTCGATCGCAAGTCTCATCCGGCCGTCCTGGCAAACGGACAGCATCAGCCGCAATCTAAGGGGAAGAATAAGAAGAACAAAAGCAAGGGTGAAAAACCTACTGGTGCTATTG ATGATGTCTTTCTTCCGAAAGATGTGGATCCTAAGGAAATGGATGAAACTGATAGAGAAGTCGAATACTTTAAAAG GTTCTGTCTTGATTCCGCAAAACAGACCCGCCGGAAGGTCGCGGTGAACTGGTCCAACTTCAGCCTCAAAAAAGTCCACTCCAATGGAGCTCAATAA